From a single Elgaria multicarinata webbii isolate HBS135686 ecotype San Diego chromosome 18, rElgMul1.1.pri, whole genome shotgun sequence genomic region:
- the LOC134410855 gene encoding selenoprotein M-like — MARRRQSWPVKAFITEDLPLHHNLVLKHLAGADPELVLLNFKYEELQRIPLAEMSREEINRLVKELGFYRKETRDSPVPEEFQLAPAKPLPASEESQREQAAEGKGAKGSEL; from the exons ATGGCGAGGCGACGGCAATCTTGGCCG gtgaaggcctttatCACAGAAGATCTCCCTCTGCA ccacaaccttgtcctgaaacacctggctggagcggatcccgaactggtgctgctcaactttaagtatgaagagttgcag AGAATTCCATTGGCTGAAATGTCCCGGGAAGAGATCAACCGGCTGGTGAAAGAGTTGGGGTTCTACCGGAAGGAGACGCGCGATTCACCTGTTCCGGAAGAGTTCCAGCTTGCCCCCGcgaagcctctgcctgcctcagaagaatcccagagagaacaggcggcagaggggaaaggggcgaagggcagcgaactgtaa